The region AATGAGTGTTTCCCTTCGCAATCACAAGCCTCACTTAGACTATTATTCATTCTTCATTATACATTCTTCATTATTTCTTATTCTTCGTGTAAAGCCGTTGCCGGTTGAATGCCCGCTGCCTGCCGACTTGGGAATAATGCACACAGGGTGACAATTCCGTAGATGATCAGCATAGCGATCAGTATGGCCGTCACATAGGTACCCGACTTTACGTCAAACACATTGAGCAGGGGAAACTGCGCGGCAAACAACAGCCCAATTAACAGCGCGAAGGTAGCCAAAACCCATATTTCGCCGATGAACTGGGTAGAGATTCCACTCCCCGTTGCGCCCAATGCCCGACGCAGTCCGATTTCGCCCCGGCGTTTGGCGATGCTCAGGTTCAGCACGCCGAACAAGCCAAGCGCCACGTTGATCAATAAAAAACTACACACAATCAACGCAATAATGATCGGGACGAGAACGAGGTTGTGTTGGTTTTTCCGCGAATCAGTCAGGTAATCGACCTCTACGTTCCAACCGGTCATCATGGCCGCAATTTCCTTCACCAGTTTGGCTTCAAAAACGGCATCGGTCCCGGGTTTCACTTTAATGAGCATAGTGTCGTTCCAGGTGGCATCGGGCTTGAACAGCTCAAAAACAGCGGGTTGATCCGACATAAATTCCCCTTTGGCTTTGAACGTATTGACCACGCCGACCACTTTGAACCGGTCACCAATGATTTTTCCCAGCGGATTTTCATTCTCGAACAGTTCTTCCCGTGTTTTCTGATTAATGACAACCGGGGTGTATTTACCGACACTGTCGGCATACTGATACCACTTCCCTTCGATTACATCAATGTCGAGTGTTTTGGCAAAATTCTCGTCGGTCGCGTAAAAATCGGCCAGCACTTTCCGCTTGTTGTATTCGATGCCATTGTTCATGGTATTGGCCGAAAACGGAAAATTGCTACTCATGCGTGACACAGACGCGACTTCCGGATATGCCTTCAGTCGTTGCGTAACCCGCTGAAGTTTCTCGGCAATGGCAACGGTATCCTGATTGCTTTTCAGGCCAATGGCCCATACATTTTCATAGGTGAAACCCATGGGTTCCCGATAATTCCGGACGTTGACAACAACAAGCGTCGCCAGCCCGAAAAGCACCATGAACGACGCCCAGATCTCGACGATCAGCAGCGCGTGGGCTTTCTTTTTATTCCAGATTAATTTGAGCAGATGCGGGATCATGACAATGTTGAATTTTGAATGATAGAATGAGTGAATAACATTCCAGACAGCATTCACTCATTCTATCATTCATTTATTGAAAATTAAGACTTAAGCGCTTCGGCGATGTTTAGTTTCGACATGCGGAGGGCGGGTAGTACGCCGGATAGTAATCCGAAAAGCAGGCAAACCAGCAGACTGATGATGAAAACGTTCAGATTGATGGTCAGGTCGGCATAGGCGATCATGCCGCTGGTGTTGATCAGGTAAATAGCAATCAGGGTCAATCCTAACGCAATGACGCCCCCGATGAGCGTGATAAAAATATTCTCAACGATAAACTGCCAGACCAGCGTTTTGACGGGTGCGCCAAAGGCTTTCCGAATACCTATTTCGGAAGCCCGTTCCATGATACGGCTGACATTTATATTGACCAGATTGATAGCCGGGAGGCCCATCAGCATGAACAGCACAAAGAAAATGACGCCGAAAAAGATAGCTTTTAAGCCTGGGTTTCCGTTTACAATCGACCCCAGAAAGTTGTCGAGGTAAGGTTCACTGTCCACTTTCAGTATCGAGTATTTAAACCCATCCTGAATTCCGGGTAATGGAATCCGGCTGATGTTACCCTGAAACTCTTCCTTAACGGTTGGTAAGTCGGCCTTGTCTTTAGCCAGTACCATCGCCACATAACCGCCCTGCATCCCTTTCCCCTGGTAATTACTTTTGGGAGCTGTATAGGGGAAAAACACATCGGCATACGTAAACGGGCGAGTCACCGGACTGCCTTTAACCACCCCGATCACCTTGTAATGAATGTTCTCGATCTCCACATCTTTCCCCACAACGGGCGCATCGGCATTCTCGAAATAGTGCTTTTTGAAATCATCTGTAATGACCGCCACATTTTCGCCATTCGCGATAGTCTGATCATTGTAGGGTTTGCCCTCCAGAAACTCAAAGTCGGTCACCTGCCAGAAATCGGCATCGGTAAACTTGGTGTTGAGTTTGATTTTCTGGGAACCCACGTAAGCATTGGAGCTATTGATAAAGGTGGTGATGGTTACCCGTTCAGCGGTTTTCAGCGATTTAGCGTAATCGGTCAAAAACTTAAAACTCATGGGGCCATTGCTATTCGAACTACGGCTCGAATCCTGTAAGTGCAACTGCATGATATACAGGGTCCGGTCCCGCTTCATTTCGGGGTAGTGGCTACCGACCAGATGGTCGATAAACGAGGTAAGCACCATCAGTACGGTCAGTGTGAGACTGATACCGAAGAGAGTGATGAAGGTGTAGAACGGATGCCGAAGCAATACCTTCCAGGCGATTTTTATGTAGTTCAGTAGCATGATTAATTTTCAATTTTCAATGATAGAATGAGTGAATAAATTGAGACACCATTCACTCATTCTATCATTCACTCATTCAAAATTTATAAAACCTGCGTGCCGTCAAATAGCCGGATAAGGCGGTGGGTGCGTTTAGCCATTTGTTCATCGTGCGTGACCATTACGATGGTGGCACCCTCATTGTTGAGGTCCTGGAGGATAGTCATTATTTCGTTGCCCATGGCGCTGTCGAGGTTGCCGGTGGGCTCATCGGCCAGGATAATATCCGGGTTGCCAACAATGGCACGGGCGATGGCGACACGCTGCTTCTGTCCGCCCGAAAGCTGCTTCGGGAAGTGTTTCATGCGGTTACTCAGGCCCACTTTGGCGAGGGCTTCTTTGGCGTACTCCTGCCGGGGTTTCCCGTTCGTTGACCGATAGAGCAGTGGAATCTCGACGTTATCGAGCACCGTCAGGTCGTTGATGAGGTGAAAGCTCTGGAAGATGAAGCCGATCTTCTGATTACGCAGTTTAGCCAGTTCTTTGTCGGTGTATTTGGTGACCGGCTGGCCGTCGAGCTGCACGGTTCCCTTTGAGGGTTCGTCGAGCAACCCCATGACGTTGAGCAGGGTACTCTTGCCACAACCCGAGGGCCCCATGATGGAGACGAACTCCCCTTTTTTAATGTCGAGGTTGATGTTGTTTAGCGCCAGCGTTTCGATGGTGCTGGTCCGGTAAACTTTTTCGATGTTCTGGAGGTGTATCATAATGGATAATGAAGAATGAATAATGCATTATGAACCGTAAAAGTGTAACTGGATAGAACGTGTTAAATGAATAGAGATAGATTGTCCATTATTCATTTTACATTATCCATTACTTGTATTTTCAGGTTCGATTCAAAATCATACAAGGTCAATAGTCGAAGCGTGTAATAGGCCTGCCAGTAGTCCCGAAGGGCTAAAATAGCATCGCGACGGGCGCGGTCTTTTTCCTGCGTGGCAATACCCAGATCGGTTACGCTGAGGTCGCTTAACTTAAAGCGGTC is a window of Spirosoma linguale DSM 74 DNA encoding:
- a CDS encoding protein of unknown function DUF214 (PFAM: protein of unknown function DUF214~KEGG: mxa:MXAN_3648 putative permease) produces the protein MIPHLLKLIWNKKKAHALLIVEIWASFMVLFGLATLVVVNVRNYREPMGFTYENVWAIGLKSNQDTVAIAEKLQRVTQRLKAYPEVASVSRMSSNFPFSANTMNNGIEYNKRKVLADFYATDENFAKTLDIDVIEGKWYQYADSVGKYTPVVINQKTREELFENENPLGKIIGDRFKVVGVVNTFKAKGEFMSDQPAVFELFKPDATWNDTMLIKVKPGTDAVFEAKLVKEIAAMMTGWNVEVDYLTDSRKNQHNLVLVPIIIALIVCSFLLINVALGLFGVLNLSIAKRRGEIGLRRALGATGSGISTQFIGEIWVLATFALLIGLLFAAQFPLLNVFDVKSGTYVTAILIAMLIIYGIVTLCALFPSRQAAGIQPATALHEE
- a CDS encoding ABC transporter related protein (PFAM: ABC transporter related~SMART: AAA ATPase~KEGG: cps:CPS_4701 ABC transporter, ATP-binding protein), whose protein sequence is MIHLQNIEKVYRTSTIETLALNNINLDIKKGEFVSIMGPSGCGKSTLLNVMGLLDEPSKGTVQLDGQPVTKYTDKELAKLRNQKIGFIFQSFHLINDLTVLDNVEIPLLYRSTNGKPRQEYAKEALAKVGLSNRMKHFPKQLSGGQKQRVAIARAIVGNPDIILADEPTGNLDSAMGNEIMTILQDLNNEGATIVMVTHDEQMAKRTHRLIRLFDGTQVL
- a CDS encoding protein of unknown function DUF214 (PFAM: protein of unknown function DUF214~KEGG: ppf:Pput_1684 ABC transporter related), yielding MLLNYIKIAWKVLLRHPFYTFITLFGISLTLTVLMVLTSFIDHLVGSHYPEMKRDRTLYIMQLHLQDSSRSSNSNGPMSFKFLTDYAKSLKTAERVTITTFINSSNAYVGSQKIKLNTKFTDADFWQVTDFEFLEGKPYNDQTIANGENVAVITDDFKKHYFENADAPVVGKDVEIENIHYKVIGVVKGSPVTRPFTYADVFFPYTAPKSNYQGKGMQGGYVAMVLAKDKADLPTVKEEFQGNISRIPLPGIQDGFKYSILKVDSEPYLDNFLGSIVNGNPGLKAIFFGVIFFVLFMLMGLPAINLVNINVSRIMERASEIGIRKAFGAPVKTLVWQFIVENIFITLIGGVIALGLTLIAIYLINTSGMIAYADLTINLNVFIISLLVCLLFGLLSGVLPALRMSKLNIAEALKS